In the genome of Carnobacterium viridans, one region contains:
- the leuS gene encoding leucine--tRNA ligase: MSFNHKTIEKKWQKYWASNNTFRTTEDAEKKNFYALDMFPYPSGQGLHVGHPEGYTATDILSRMKRAQGFNVLHPMGWDAFGLPAEQYALDTGNDPAEFTAHNIETFRRQINSLGFSYDWEREINTTDPDYYKWTQWIFTKLYEKGLAYEAEVAVNWCPALGTVLANEEVIDGKSERGGHPVYRKPMKQWMLKITVYADRLLDDLELVDWPESIKDMQRNWIGKSIGANVDFKVKGTDHKFTVFTTRPDTLFGATYSVLAPELDLVKQITTPEQEAEVNAYIEKVSLKSDLDRTDLNKDKTGVFTGAYAVNPVNGKEIPIWIADYVLASYGTGAIMAVPAHDDRDYEFAKTFGLEIIPVLEGGDVANTAFTEDGPHINSGFLDGLGKEEAIEKMNEWLEENGVGKKETTYRLRDWLFARQRYWGEPIPVIHWEDGTSTTLPESELPLILPKTDEIKPSGTGESPLANITEWVNVVDPETGMKGRRDTNTMPQWAGSSWYFLRFIDPKNKEMLADPEKLKQWLPVDIYIGGAEHAVLHLLYARFWHKFLYDIGVVSTKEPFQKLYNQGMILGGNNEKMSKSKGNVVNPDDVVEKFGADTLRMYEMFMGPLDASIAWSENGLEGSRKFLDRVWRLIMDENGKVRDRITTFNDGSLDVVYHQTVKKVTEDFEHLRFNTAISQMMVFVNEAYKATALPVDYIKAFVQLLAPIAPHMGEELWANLTHSGESISYVAWPLFDEKFLVEDEIEVVFQVNGKLKAKAQASKEISKEDLETLAMNNEKIKEAIEGKTIRKVIVVPGRLVNIVAN, encoded by the coding sequence ATGAGTTTTAATCATAAAACGATTGAAAAAAAATGGCAAAAATATTGGGCATCTAATAATACATTCCGTACAACAGAAGATGCTGAGAAGAAAAATTTCTATGCATTGGATATGTTTCCTTACCCATCTGGACAAGGATTACATGTAGGGCATCCAGAGGGGTATACTGCGACTGATATTCTTTCTCGTATGAAACGAGCTCAAGGATTTAACGTACTGCACCCAATGGGATGGGATGCATTTGGACTTCCGGCTGAGCAATATGCACTGGATACTGGAAATGATCCAGCTGAATTTACAGCTCACAATATCGAAACGTTCCGCCGTCAAATCAATTCATTAGGATTCAGCTATGATTGGGAGCGCGAGATAAATACAACAGATCCTGACTATTACAAATGGACACAATGGATTTTCACTAAATTGTATGAAAAAGGTCTAGCTTATGAAGCAGAGGTAGCTGTTAACTGGTGTCCGGCTCTAGGAACTGTACTAGCTAATGAAGAAGTGATTGATGGAAAAAGTGAACGAGGAGGACATCCAGTTTACCGTAAACCAATGAAACAATGGATGCTGAAAATTACAGTTTACGCTGACCGTTTGTTGGATGATTTAGAGTTAGTAGATTGGCCTGAAAGTATCAAGGACATGCAACGCAATTGGATTGGAAAATCGATTGGAGCAAATGTTGACTTTAAAGTTAAAGGAACGGATCATAAGTTTACTGTCTTTACGACACGACCGGATACATTATTTGGAGCAACTTACAGTGTATTGGCTCCAGAATTAGATTTAGTTAAACAAATTACTACACCGGAACAAGAAGCAGAAGTTAACGCCTATATTGAAAAAGTTAGCTTGAAAAGTGATTTAGATCGTACAGATTTAAACAAAGATAAAACAGGCGTGTTTACAGGTGCCTATGCAGTTAATCCAGTAAATGGGAAAGAAATCCCAATTTGGATTGCAGATTATGTCTTGGCTTCATATGGAACAGGTGCAATTATGGCCGTCCCAGCACATGATGACCGCGATTACGAATTTGCTAAAACGTTTGGACTGGAAATCATCCCAGTACTTGAAGGTGGAGATGTAGCAAATACTGCATTTACAGAAGATGGTCCGCACATCAATTCTGGCTTTTTGGATGGTCTTGGCAAAGAAGAAGCAATTGAAAAAATGAATGAATGGCTAGAAGAAAATGGTGTTGGTAAAAAAGAAACGACTTATCGTTTGCGTGACTGGCTATTTGCTCGTCAGCGTTATTGGGGTGAACCTATTCCTGTTATACATTGGGAAGATGGCACATCAACAACATTACCTGAATCTGAATTGCCATTGATATTGCCTAAAACAGATGAAATCAAGCCAAGCGGAACAGGAGAATCTCCATTAGCAAACATTACTGAATGGGTAAATGTAGTAGATCCTGAAACAGGAATGAAAGGCCGTCGCGACACAAATACAATGCCACAATGGGCTGGAAGTTCATGGTACTTCTTGCGTTTTATCGATCCTAAAAATAAAGAAATGCTGGCTGATCCTGAAAAGCTGAAACAGTGGCTTCCAGTTGATATTTATATTGGTGGAGCTGAGCATGCGGTGTTGCATTTATTGTACGCACGTTTCTGGCATAAATTCCTTTACGATATCGGCGTAGTTTCAACAAAAGAACCATTCCAAAAATTATACAATCAAGGAATGATATTAGGTGGAAATAATGAAAAAATGTCTAAATCAAAAGGAAATGTTGTAAATCCTGATGATGTTGTCGAAAAATTTGGGGCAGATACATTACGCATGTACGAAATGTTTATGGGACCGTTAGATGCTTCGATTGCTTGGAGCGAAAATGGGCTTGAAGGAAGTCGTAAATTCCTGGATCGCGTATGGCGCTTGATCATGGATGAAAATGGTAAAGTTCGTGACCGCATCACGACATTCAATGATGGATCTCTAGATGTGGTTTATCATCAGACTGTCAAAAAAGTAACGGAAGATTTTGAACACTTACGTTTTAATACGGCTATTTCTCAAATGATGGTTTTTGTTAATGAAGCTTATAAAGCAACTGCTTTACCAGTAGATTATATCAAAGCTTTTGTTCAATTACTGGCACCGATTGCTCCGCATATGGGAGAAGAGCTATGGGCTAATTTAACTCATAGTGGTGAAAGTATTTCTTATGTTGCTTGGCCATTGTTTGATGAAAAATTCTTAGTTGAAGATGAAATCGAGGTTGTTTTCCAAGTAAATGGAAAGTTAAAGGCAAAAGCTCAAGCTTCAAAAGAAATTTCTAAAGAAGACTTGGAAACATTAGCTATGAATAATGAAAAAATCAAAGA
- a CDS encoding putative heavy metal-binding protein, which produces MIITTTTSVEGFEISSYEGIVFGEVISGINMFKDMGAGLRNMFGGRSQGYENELLEARSKALEEMEIRADEQGADAIVGVKMDYETLGSDNGMIMVTCSGTAVKLKTVK; this is translated from the coding sequence ATGATTATTACGACAACAACTTCTGTTGAAGGTTTTGAAATTTCTTCTTATGAAGGAATTGTATTTGGTGAAGTTATCTCTGGTATCAATATGTTTAAAGATATGGGTGCGGGTTTGCGAAACATGTTTGGTGGACGCTCTCAAGGTTATGAGAACGAATTATTAGAAGCTCGTAGTAAAGCATTAGAGGAAATGGAAATAAGAGCTGACGAACAAGGAGCAGATGCTATTGTAGGGGTTAAAATGGACTATGAGACATTAGGATCAGACAATGGTATGATTATGGTTACCTGTAGTGGAACAGCAGTGAAGCTTAAAACAGTTAAATAG